GCAATGATAGATCTGTTGTCATGGGTAATTGCAAGATCAAGTACTGACCCAAGGCAACCATGAAGAGTAGAACTCAGTGTCCCAGATCTTGTATCCCAAACCTTGACTGTTCGGTCCTGACCGCCACTAATCAACATATCCGAGTTGTGTTGGAACAGAATGGATCCACATCCACCATCATGGGCATGAATAGTATGCCTGCAAGAAGTTGGAATTGCTGATTCCACATGGTCTGCATATCCTGGTTCCATTTGGCGAACCACCCCATCAACTTGTTGCCTTGCAATATGTTCAGAGCTGGATGCCTTTAACTGTTGCATCAGCTCGTCATATAGTGAATTAGCCTGCAACAATGAAAAAGGAAATTAAAGGTTGAAGATAACAACATGCAACCTCCCAGCCTAGAACCCCTCCTTGCATCTCAGAAGGATTTCATTCACAATCTCAATTTCCTAGAGTTAACCCTCCCATAACTTTCAGGGCCGTGTAAGATTTGTTGGTAATGTAGTCATTAATTGAAGCAATTATGCAGATGTGCGAAAAGATAGAATAAAAAAGAATATTCAAGAATCATTAGGTACATAGCCCTGATAAAGGATAAAATATTACAGGAGAACTGTTTAAGATGGCGTACAAATGTTCAAAGGATACCTACAGATGTCATGCATATACAAGGTGAATTGATTAGGATTAATGGTAGAAGGATAATGAATCCATATAACCTACCAAAATAGTTGAAAATTATGGcttgttaattattattattgtaataCTTAAGGAAAGCTAGACAAATAAGTTGATCAACTAAGatattaacacaaaaaaaaacatattaaaatattaacACAAAAGATATTAACCcaattaacatatatatacaaaaaaaaaacactaatagCAAATTTTATATACAATCTACATTAACACAAAACCAAGATATTGTGCCTCGCATAGGCAtagtatttaataaatattttgagaAAGGTATATCTGAGAAAAACAAATCCTATCGATATGAAGTAGACAATCATTCATAAGGCTGGTAATGCAAATGACAAATCAAAAGGAACAAAAAGTTCCTCTAGTGCAAGCAATTATCACTAGAGGAATGTAAAGTACCTCATTCAGCTTTTCTGCAGTATTCATCTTCTCCAGCATCCAACGATCAATTAAATCCTTGTTCTCAGTTTCGGCTTTTTTCAACTTCAATCTAATCTCCTCATGTTGCAGTTTAAGTGACTGGCTTTCACTCGTTAACAAATCCAAGGCTTGTGTCTTTTCATAGAGATCCTGCTTAAGTTGTAGGTTTTCTTCCCTGAAGTTTTTGGTTTTATGAAGTGAACATTAATTTTACTTTGCTCAATGAAGAGGCATTTAATTAAACATGTAAGATACCAGATGTATAAAAGGAAACCTTGCTTGAGAGATGTCATATTGCAAATTCCTGATCAATTCTTCTTTCTCTTGAACAAGAGCTTTAGATGTTCTGCACTCTGCAACTTCCACCACAAGCTGTTCAGACAACTGTGCATGAGCTTTGTAACAGTGTTGCAACTCCACTTCAAGGTTTTCAACTTTTTCCTTCCACTCTAATCCCTGCTAGAGGTTAATGCTTCACAATACAAGATACTCaatgaagaaagaaaaataagattgccatcaaagaaaatattttttttctttaagtcATCAACCACTGAATAGCCAACGTAGTGTAACATAGCAATAGAACAAGTGTCATTTAAGATTAAATTCAATACGCTAGGTAGGACCTCATCAAGAATAATAGAATGGGTACAAAACCAGATCAATAATTCATGGCTAACGCTGGTAAAAATTATCTCAGGACTATTGAATAATCTTATTAGTTATAATCTTATTTCCCAATGTATGTTGAGATGTTAACGCAAACTGACCATAACATCCAGTTGGGACACTACTGACTTGTATAAATATTATGCCCAATGTATAACTAATAATCTTATTAGTTATAATATTATTTCCCAATGTATGTTGAGATGTTAACGCAAACTGACCATAACATCCAGTTGGGACACTACTGACTTGTATAAATATTATGCCCAATGTATAACTAATAATCTTATTAGTTATAatcatggtatgcagtaccgaattgtcacggacaaacttcgaaataggatgtttgatgtaatgcttatgtatgtccgtgtcttttggtatgttcatactttgactagcatgtagagagacagccgaaggcttaatagtctcattttattcggtctgtagtggaccattgtaccttttgttgtgcaactgttcagagcttgtaaagtctgtttgtaatttgctttgtctatgaagtgttttcggaaatgtttgcttgtggatcccgaatgagacattttctctaactcgttctctcttttgtgggtcctaagggacatgggaggcttcggggaggctgacctttgcggacggacacgcaagggtgccgcacgacttaggcaaaaccagctaagtccgtgacagaatggtaccgcctggtatgggcggtacgtaccaatcCAATGGCATACTggcacgcggaccgcccggtaccggacggaacgtgctatagtgctacagtattacactgtagcagtgctacagtgctacagtaaagaaaatatatatatataactgttcggtacaccctggtgtaccgctcagtacgccctggtgtaccgctcggtatgccagtaccataccgtaccgagccaacctcgaaacaccgttacagtacggtattgcataccttggttataATATTATTTCCCAATGTATGTTGAGATGTTAATGCAAACTGACCATAACATCCAGTTGGGACACTACTGACTTGTATAAATATTATGCCCAATGTATAACTAATAATCTTATTAGTTATAATCTTATTTCCCAATGTATGTTGAGATGTTAACGCAAACTGACCATAACATCCCGTTGGGACACTTCTGACTTGTATAAATATTATGCCCCATTCTCTAACCAAAAAGCCCTGCCAGCAGTGCACTTCCTAACCTCATCCTCCATCCTTCCCACTCCTCTTCCTGACTCTCTCCAATTCCAACCAACTAGTTATGAAAGATGTGAATATTGATATAAGCCCCTTGACAGACATAACCTTTCAGAGAATGAGCTTAGAATAGGCATCTCGATCTCAGTTGAGGTTGGTGGAGGTCAATCTCCATAAGGATTGCATTAGAGATATGATTTATGATGGATGGAGAGGTTAATGCAGTGAGACAAGATGACAAGAGTTTTTCCTGAAGTTGAAAAAGAGATGAGGAAGCATGTGAGGTAGTTAAGACAAACGCCTTCAATAAACAAGCAGGCGATGGAGCTGCAATAGCAAGAGATGTGCCATGCGAAACTATTGTAGCCACATCTAAATCTTTTGAACTTTAAGTAGGTCAACGTGGGAAGCATCACATTAACTAAGCATCAGCTACCTATAGCCTAGAAACTAAACAATACATAAGCAAGAGTCTAATGCGATTTTGCACTATGTCAAAATCAAGAGTCTAATCATTTTTTGGTTTCAAATTTTGCCCTTTTtaggacaaaaatcaaacaccctTTGTGCATGTATACTTCGATTCCACGGAGTTCACATGCCTCTATAATTAATACTGGTTATGATCTCATCGTTCAAATCTATATGAAGAACCAAAATTAACAAGGGTTATCAACTAACAAACAACCAAAGGTACCTGGGCTACAAGGGGTCTGGAGAGGGCCTTAATAGCCGGAGCGTGGGCGCCTTCCTCGAGCAAATGCCGCTTCCGGAGGGCTCTGATGGCGCGCTTGATCGCCGCCCTCCCGACCTCATCCCGTCTCCTGGAGATCGGAAAATACTCACAAAAAACAGAACTCTAACAAACAAAAAGATACCGAACGGCTTGCGGTTTGCTTACATCTCTCCAAGGCTAAGCTTCGAAAGAAAATCTCGGAGCTTTGGGGCGTCGCTTCCTCGATTTCTTCCTGGGCGTTCTTCGCTCCGAGTTGATGCGTAGAAAGGTGGGAAAGAAGAGACCGAGGTGAGGCGAAGGTTTCTTGACACGGGTTTGACTTACAAAGCCGAGCCGAACCGAACCGGCCCAATCAAGCCCTCATCGGAGCCCAAATTCTGGGTTGGATCTGATTAGACTCGACCGCCTCCTCAATCTagaccaataatatatatatatatatatatatatagacttcATTTTCCACACACACAGAGTCAAAATTGCCATCTCAAAATGTATTGACTTCATTTTCCTCACTAAACGTGTGATTTTTCGTGAAGGAAGACTTGGAAATCAACAAGTCTCATCGGATCAAATTAAAAAGCTTAATCTATTGCTTTGGACTTAGTCTCATGCGGTGATCATTTCGaatatatctctttttttttccttaattatCAATCGTCACAAGCAGACGTAGTGATGACCACTGTCTCTAATAGTTTAAGTTCCATAAGATAATAAGTTAATAGGTTGGTTATCTCGTTTGATTGGATCGTTATATTAATGGACATATGATTTAATTTAAGCTTAAAACAATTTGCGATTAGTATGTGTGAGTATGAATTGTCAGATTTCACGGTCAAGAAGAAAGTAGAGTCAGGAACTTAAGTGGGAACGCACAAGATCATGGTGACTCCTACTGGCACACCGTTGACGGTGACTTCAACCACCGTTCCGCGGCCGTCCGATGGAACTCGGAAGGTCGCCGTAGACCAGTCAAACAGTGCCGATACAATACGTGACCCACAAAGCGTAGCATCGGCGGAGCCACAGAAGGAGGAGGGCCCACGTCTATTGCTTTAAGAGGTGGGCGGGGCGAAGACGGCAAGTAACTTCGACGTGGCTTCCTTTGACCACAAAAGACTTCGCGTTCTGGGTCAAATGTTGACTTCCTGTACTCGCGTAGAAGTCTTGCTTCTGATCTCATCCGTCCGATTTCTGAGGACCAGCGGCCGCCACCGTTCAGCAGCCGGCCCCACCACCCCTAGTTTCCACATCACCTGTCCCATTTATTCCACCACTTCGCTCTCGTACACGGCTCATCGAGCCAGCGCCATGGCGGGAGCGTCCGTCCCAATTCGAccattcttcctcctcctcctcctcctcctcgcctccaTATCCGCCGTCAGTTCCTCCGACGGCTCAGGCCCCCTCCTCCGAGTGCTCTCTGACCTCGGCCTAACCACCCGGGGGCTCGACCACCCTTGTCGCCACCCTGGCGTCACGTGCGAGGCCGGCGGCGCCGCCGTCCGCGTCTCGCTCCCCTCCCACCGCCTCACTGGCTCCCTCTCCGCCGCCGTCGGTAACCTTTCCTCCCTCCGCCAGCTTGATCTTCCCAACAACGGCCTCGCTGGCTCCCTCCCCCGCGAGCTCGCCCTGTGCCGCGCCCTCCGCGTCCTCGACCTCCGCCGCAACCGCATCTCCGGTTACGTCCCCCGCGAGATCTCCGCACTCCCCGACCTCCGCGTCCTCGACCTTTCCGACAACCGCCTCTCCGGCGACCTCTCCTTCCTCGCTCTCCTCCCTAACCTCGAGCGCCTCTCCCTGTCCAACAACCTCTTCTCTGGCCGCGTTCCCCTGTCCCTCTCTGCCTCCAAGAAGCTTCGCTTCCTCGACCTCTCCGGCAACGTCGGCCTCTTCCATGGCGACCTCCCTTCTCGTCCGTCTTCTCGTCTCGCTCTCCGCCGGAGTCTTATCCCGAAGCGATATGTTTTAGCCGAGACCACCACCCCAGGGAATCGCAACTCCACCCATGCCAAGAATTCAACCACCAGCACACCAGCTCTCGCTCCATCCCCATCGTCGAAAAACTCTTCCTCGTCGGGACACCACCGCCACCACAGTCGCAAGCGCCTCGTGAGGAACTGGATCGTGGGGTTCATCACGGGCTCGATCACGGGCATCCTCTCCGGGGCCGTCCTCTCCCTGCTCTTCCGGCTGTTGTTGAACTACATCCGCGGGAGGTACAAGAACCCTGGCGGCCCTTCCATCTTCAGCTCCAAGCACATCAGGAGCGCCGAGGATCTGGCCTTCCTGGAAAAAGACGACGGGCTCGCCGCCCTGGAGATCATCGGCCGGGGCGGGTGCGGCGAGGTCTACAAGGCCCAGCTCCCCGCTGACCCCAAGAAGCCGGACCAGCCGGGCACGGTCATCGCCATCAAGAAGATCATAAAGCACAATCCCAACGGCGGCGAGCCGACCTCCGACGAGGAGAGCCGGCAGCTGGACAAGTGGATGCGCCAGATCCGATCGGAAATCCAGACCGTGGGCCACATCCGCCACCGCAACCTGCTGCCGTTGCTCGCCCACATGATCCGCCCCGACTGCCACTACCTCATCTACGAGTACATGAAGAACGGCAGCCTCGAGGGGGTGCTCCGCCAGGTGCGCGACGGCGAGCGGGAGCTCGACTGGCTGACGAGGTACCGGGTGGCGCTCGGCGTCGCTGCCGGCCTCGAATACCTCCACGTCCACCACAAGCCCCAGATCATCCACCGCGATCTCAAGCCGGCCAACATACTGCTGGACGACGACATGGAGGCGCGGATCGCGGACTTCGGGCTGGCCAAGGAGATGCCGGACGCCAACACCCACATCACCGCCTCCAAGGTGGCAGGGACGCTGGGCTACATCTCGCCGGAGTACGGGCAGACGCTGCGGTTCACGGCCAAGTGCGACATATACAGCTTCGGGGTGATCCTGGCGGTGCTGGTGGTGGGGAGAATGCCGTCCGACAACTTCTTCCAGGACACCGATGAGATCAGCCTGGTGCGGTGGCTGAGGAACGTGATGAACACGGGGAACCCGGTGGCGGCCGCCGTGGATCCCAAACTGCTGGGGAACGGGTACGAGGAGCAGATGCTGCTGGTGCTACGGATCGCCATCTTCTGCACCATGGACGACCCCAAGGTGCGGCCAGACAGCAAGGAGGTGAGGACGATGCTGGCGCAGATCCAACACTAACAGCCAAAGCCGTGCAGTAAATTGCCAGTTATGTTGTCGTGAAGTCTCAGTTGTTTGCATGCATGCAGATCATGAAGCTTTATCCACGTAAATTTTAGAAAGAAACACTATCACCATCTGATATGAGGTGAAAATTCCTGATATTTTCTTTTTGCTGAAAATAAGGAATCAAATCTAAATTCCACCAATCACTAAGAAGGATATTAATATATCAGTATATA
This Musa acuminata AAA Group cultivar baxijiao chromosome BXJ1-2, Cavendish_Baxijiao_AAA, whole genome shotgun sequence DNA region includes the following protein-coding sequences:
- the LOC103973154 gene encoding autophagy-related protein 16; this translates as MRRDEVGRAAIKRAIRALRKRHLLEEGAHAPAIKALSRPLVAQGLEWKEKVENLEVELQHCYKAHAQLSEQLVVEVAECRTSKALVQEKEELIRNLQYDISQAREENLQLKQDLYEKTQALDLLTSESQSLKLQHEEIRLKLKKAETENKDLIDRWMLEKMNTAEKLNEANSLYDELMQQLKASSSEHIARQQVDGVVRQMEPGYADHVESAIPTSCRHTIHAHDGGCGSILFQHNSDMLISGGQDRTVKVWDTRSGTLSSTLHGCLGSVLDLAITHDNRSIIAASSSNNLYVWQTSSGRVQHTLTGHTDKVCAVDTSKVSSRNVVSAAYDHTMKVWDPVKGYCTSTIIFQSNCNALSYSMDGLTFCSGHVDGNLRIWDSRMGKAVSEVAAHSQAVTSICVSRSGNLVLTSGRDNLHNLFDLRTLEVCGTFKANGNRVASNWSRSCISADENFVAAGSADGFIYIWSRVKDNMLSVLEGHSSPVLSCSWNGMGNTLASADKNGNLCIWC
- the LOC135598612 gene encoding leucine-rich repeat receptor-like serine/threonine/tyrosine-protein kinase SOBIR1, with the protein product MAGASVPIRPFFLLLLLLLASISAVSSSDGSGPLLRVLSDLGLTTRGLDHPCRHPGVTCEAGGAAVRVSLPSHRLTGSLSAAVGNLSSLRQLDLPNNGLAGSLPRELALCRALRVLDLRRNRISGYVPREISALPDLRVLDLSDNRLSGDLSFLALLPNLERLSLSNNLFSGRVPLSLSASKKLRFLDLSGNVGLFHGDLPSRPSSRLALRRSLIPKRYVLAETTTPGNRNSTHAKNSTTSTPALAPSPSSKNSSSSGHHRHHSRKRLVRNWIVGFITGSITGILSGAVLSLLFRLLLNYIRGRYKNPGGPSIFSSKHIRSAEDLAFLEKDDGLAALEIIGRGGCGEVYKAQLPADPKKPDQPGTVIAIKKIIKHNPNGGEPTSDEESRQLDKWMRQIRSEIQTVGHIRHRNLLPLLAHMIRPDCHYLIYEYMKNGSLEGVLRQVRDGERELDWLTRYRVALGVAAGLEYLHVHHKPQIIHRDLKPANILLDDDMEARIADFGLAKEMPDANTHITASKVAGTLGYISPEYGQTLRFTAKCDIYSFGVILAVLVVGRMPSDNFFQDTDEISLVRWLRNVMNTGNPVAAAVDPKLLGNGYEEQMLLVLRIAIFCTMDDPKVRPDSKEVRTMLAQIQH